In Serratia entomophila, the following are encoded in one genomic region:
- the trbC gene encoding F-type conjugative transfer protein TrbC, whose protein sequence is MSRPVEVDPRRVRRPLGYTFINDALLSPMGVQLSLLAGLIAGFVMPATLLLTVPGLLLLVMLFADRPFRMPLRMPTDIGGMDLTTEREMPKYRKGLGGFFRYVVRTRKYMPAAGVMCLGYARGKGLARELWLTLDDALRHMLLLATTGSGKTEALLSVFLNSICWGRGICYSDGKGQNTLAFAMWSLARRFGREDDFYVLNFMTGGTDKLLQLLLNDKKRQPSNTINLFGTANTTFIIQLMESMLPPAGSGDQGWQDKAKSMLSALVYAIYYKCKREKRRISQKVIQEYLPLRKLADLYQEAKRDGWHREAYNPLENYFNTLAGFRIELISKPSEWEQGVYDQHGYLIQQFNRMLTMFNDLYGHIFSTDAGDIDIEDVLHNDRILCTTIPALELSKGEASNIGKLYISAIRMTMARDLGCELEGMMNDVLIVKKYSGKFPYPIAMDELGAYFGPGMDNLASQMRSLGYMLIVSAQDIQRFIAEHKGEYMTVNANLLTKWFMTLQDEKDTFELARITGGKGYYAELGSVEQAGGFITPNYEDAANNYIREKDRLDLGDLKDMSPGEGMISFKSALVPSNAIYIPDDQKMTSALPMRINRFIDVETPTEAELFALNPSLKRKLPPTAQEVDGILQRLDLAVDTTASVGIMDPVLKRVAAVALDLDNRADVSYSPAQRGVLLFEAAREALHKNKRKWRQLPTPPKPIRVSKEVAQSLANAGTNEITFR, encoded by the coding sequence ATGTCACGCCCTGTAGAAGTCGACCCGCGCCGGGTGCGCAGGCCGCTAGGCTATACCTTTATAAATGATGCGTTACTTTCTCCGATGGGGGTTCAACTCAGTCTGCTAGCTGGCTTAATTGCGGGTTTCGTTATGCCAGCCACACTGTTGCTTACCGTCCCCGGGTTGCTACTTCTGGTCATGCTATTTGCCGATCGTCCGTTTCGTATGCCATTACGCATGCCAACAGACATTGGCGGCATGGATCTAACCACAGAACGTGAAATGCCCAAGTACCGTAAAGGCCTGGGCGGTTTTTTCCGGTATGTGGTTCGCACCCGCAAATATATGCCGGCTGCCGGTGTCATGTGCCTTGGGTACGCCCGCGGTAAAGGTTTGGCACGAGAGCTCTGGCTGACGTTGGACGACGCTTTGCGGCATATGCTGTTATTGGCCACCACGGGCTCGGGTAAAACCGAAGCCCTCTTATCGGTTTTTCTGAACTCCATATGCTGGGGACGCGGTATCTGTTATTCAGACGGTAAGGGCCAGAATACACTGGCCTTCGCCATGTGGTCTCTGGCTCGTCGCTTTGGTCGTGAAGATGACTTCTACGTGTTGAACTTCATGACCGGTGGGACAGACAAGCTGTTGCAGCTGCTGCTCAATGATAAAAAACGGCAACCTTCAAACACCATCAATCTGTTCGGAACCGCTAACACAACGTTTATCATCCAACTTATGGAGTCCATGTTACCCCCCGCCGGTAGTGGCGATCAGGGTTGGCAGGACAAGGCAAAATCAATGCTGTCAGCCTTGGTCTATGCCATCTATTACAAATGCAAACGAGAAAAACGCCGGATCTCGCAGAAGGTCATCCAGGAGTATTTGCCCCTGCGAAAACTCGCAGATCTCTATCAGGAAGCTAAACGAGACGGATGGCACCGTGAGGCATACAACCCGCTGGAGAATTACTTCAACACATTAGCGGGCTTTCGTATTGAGTTGATTAGCAAGCCATCGGAGTGGGAACAAGGGGTATATGACCAACACGGCTATCTGATCCAGCAGTTCAACCGCATGCTGACCATGTTTAACGATCTCTATGGCCACATTTTCTCAACCGATGCCGGCGATATTGATATTGAAGATGTACTGCACAACGATCGCATCCTCTGCACGACCATACCCGCACTGGAACTATCCAAGGGCGAGGCATCCAATATCGGTAAACTGTACATTTCAGCCATCCGCATGACCATGGCCAGAGACCTGGGCTGCGAGCTCGAAGGGATGATGAACGATGTGCTGATCGTTAAGAAATACAGTGGCAAGTTCCCTTACCCGATCGCCATGGATGAGTTAGGTGCCTACTTTGGTCCGGGCATGGACAACTTGGCAAGTCAGATGCGAAGTCTGGGGTACATGCTCATTGTCTCCGCCCAGGATATTCAGCGGTTTATCGCTGAACACAAAGGCGAATACATGACCGTGAACGCGAACCTGCTGACCAAGTGGTTTATGACACTCCAGGACGAAAAGGACACATTCGAACTGGCCAGGATCACCGGCGGTAAAGGGTATTATGCCGAGCTGGGTTCGGTAGAGCAGGCGGGCGGGTTCATCACGCCCAACTACGAAGATGCAGCCAATAACTACATTCGCGAGAAAGATAGGCTAGACCTGGGGGATTTGAAAGACATGAGCCCTGGTGAAGGTATGATTTCCTTTAAAAGTGCGCTGGTACCGAGTAATGCCATTTATATCCCGGACGATCAGAAAATGACGTCTGCACTGCCAATGCGTATCAATCGTTTCATCGATGTTGAAACCCCCACTGAAGCTGAGTTATTTGCATTAAATCCGTCATTGAAACGCAAACTGCCACCAACTGCACAAGAGGTCGACGGTATTCTTCAACGACTCGATTTAGCGGTCGATACAACCGCGTCTGTCGGCATCATGGATCCTGTACTCAAACGTGTCGCTGCAGTGGCACTCGACCTGGACAACCGCGCCGACGTCAGTTATTCACCAGCCCAGCGCGGTGTGTTGCTGTTTGAAGCAGCCAGAGAGGCACTGCATAAAAACAAACGCAAATGGCGCCAGTTACCGACACCACCAAAACCTATCCGCGTATCAAAAGAAGTCGCACAGTCATTGGCGAACGCCGGCACAAACGAAATCACTTTCCGCTAA
- a CDS encoding phospholipase D family nuclease, giving the protein MQRSVIRPLTLAWLLAVPFVSLPVKASPTFSVGFSPSHSAKAAVMEVINHAQQTLNVEAYSFTDKDLARALLVAKKRGVVVRVIADRKANSDRYTAVTFMANNGLNVRLNDKYAIFHNKIILADGHTLQTGSYNYSSSADKRNAENVLVVRNQPQLVTVYQQEFERLWLESQPLPPNY; this is encoded by the coding sequence ATGCAACGCTCTGTTATCCGACCGCTCACGCTAGCCTGGCTGCTGGCGGTACCATTCGTCTCACTCCCCGTGAAAGCCTCGCCAACATTCAGTGTAGGCTTTTCCCCTTCGCACTCTGCAAAAGCGGCAGTAATGGAAGTCATTAACCATGCCCAACAGACGTTGAATGTTGAAGCCTATTCTTTTACTGACAAAGACCTGGCCAGAGCATTGCTCGTCGCCAAAAAAAGAGGGGTAGTAGTCAGAGTTATAGCCGATCGTAAAGCCAACAGCGATCGCTATACTGCAGTGACGTTCATGGCCAACAATGGCCTCAACGTCCGCCTCAACGACAAATATGCTATATTTCACAACAAGATAATTCTGGCTGACGGTCATACCTTACAAACGGGCAGTTACAACTACTCTTCAAGTGCAGATAAACGCAATGCGGAAAATGTACTGGTAGTACGTAATCAACCCCAATTGGTCACCGTTTATCAACAAGAATTCGAACGGTTATGGCTGGAAAGCCAACCCCTTCCCCCTAACTACTGA
- the traI gene encoding TraI/MobA(P) family conjugative relaxase has product MIIRIPEKRRDGKSSFLQLVAYTVVRDEDKPDSPLEPEHPGWRRPRSKDAIFNHLVDYISRNGDADLQQIMHADPNGHTQVMFDGVMCETNCFNIATASVEMNAVALQNTRCKDPVLHYFLSWPETDNPSTEHIFDSVRHSLSALGMSEHQYVAAIHTDTNNIHCHVAANRIHPETYKAADDSFTRIRLQQAARELELKYNWTPTNGFFAVNEQGEIVRSKREKNLTPSGAKTLEYYADVESLHTYAVTECGFKIDEAMADPNLAWKDIHCILVNAGLALKPKGKGLAIYSIDNPELPPVKASSVHPDLTLNCLEKDLGQFQLLENAGTYTKEHTTTAADAIVHEFRYEPTLHARDLTARLERRLARADARADLKARYQAYKNAWKRPKLDAGAVKRRYQNESKRFAWQKARARVAIGDPLLRKLTYHIIEVERMKAMAALRLTVKDERAAFKADPANRRLSYREWVEQQALSHDQAAIAQLRAFAYRMKRTQRTAPLSTNSIVCAVADDTPAFALEGYATRVTRDGTVQYVRDGRVQLQDKGERIDVGDHRVNEGEHIAGGMALAENKSGEHLKFEGEAAFVQQACSMVPWFNEGGDAPLPLSDPQQRTMAGYESTYQSASTGEGQRKPSAVEQPEVEQNKPRSGHRPQQ; this is encoded by the coding sequence ATGATTATTCGAATCCCGGAAAAACGGCGTGACGGCAAGAGCAGCTTCTTACAGCTGGTCGCCTATACCGTTGTCCGCGATGAAGATAAACCCGATTCTCCACTCGAGCCGGAGCATCCAGGCTGGCGTCGTCCGCGTTCAAAAGACGCCATCTTTAACCACCTTGTTGATTACATCAGCCGGAATGGTGATGCGGACTTGCAACAAATTATGCATGCCGATCCGAATGGTCATACTCAAGTGATGTTTGATGGCGTCATGTGTGAGACGAACTGCTTTAACATCGCGACAGCATCGGTAGAGATGAATGCTGTCGCATTGCAGAACACTCGCTGCAAGGATCCCGTACTGCATTATTTTCTGTCCTGGCCAGAAACAGATAACCCGTCGACGGAACACATCTTTGATAGTGTTCGTCACAGTTTATCGGCACTGGGTATGTCAGAACACCAGTACGTTGCGGCGATTCATACCGACACAAACAACATCCATTGCCACGTTGCGGCCAACCGTATTCACCCTGAAACGTATAAAGCGGCCGATGATTCCTTCACTCGGATCCGATTGCAGCAAGCGGCACGTGAACTTGAACTCAAGTACAACTGGACACCGACCAACGGGTTCTTTGCTGTTAACGAGCAGGGCGAAATTGTTCGATCCAAACGCGAGAAAAACCTGACGCCCTCTGGTGCAAAAACACTGGAGTATTACGCCGATGTTGAAAGTCTCCATACCTATGCCGTCACTGAGTGTGGGTTTAAAATTGATGAGGCTATGGCTGATCCCAACCTGGCCTGGAAGGATATTCACTGCATTCTGGTTAATGCCGGGTTAGCGTTAAAACCGAAAGGGAAAGGGCTGGCCATCTACTCCATCGATAATCCTGAACTTCCCCCGGTGAAGGCCAGCAGCGTTCATCCTGATCTTACGCTGAACTGCCTGGAGAAAGATTTGGGGCAGTTCCAGCTGCTTGAAAATGCGGGCACCTACACCAAGGAGCACACCACGACAGCGGCAGATGCTATCGTGCATGAGTTCCGTTATGAACCGACATTGCATGCGCGTGATTTGACGGCCCGGCTTGAGCGGCGTTTAGCCAGAGCCGATGCGCGCGCAGATTTAAAAGCGCGTTACCAGGCTTATAAAAATGCCTGGAAACGTCCAAAGTTAGATGCCGGTGCAGTCAAACGACGTTACCAGAATGAGTCCAAACGCTTTGCCTGGCAGAAGGCGAGAGCCAGGGTCGCCATTGGCGATCCCTTGTTACGGAAATTGACGTACCACATTATTGAAGTTGAACGCATGAAGGCAATGGCAGCGTTGCGCCTTACGGTTAAGGATGAACGTGCCGCTTTTAAAGCTGATCCGGCCAACCGACGTCTGTCGTATCGTGAGTGGGTTGAACAGCAGGCGTTGAGTCATGATCAAGCCGCCATCGCCCAGTTGCGTGCCTTTGCGTACCGCATGAAACGGACCCAACGTACCGCACCACTCTCAACAAACAGTATTGTTTGCGCCGTGGCTGACGATACACCGGCCTTTGCATTAGAAGGTTATGCGACCCGGGTTACGCGTGATGGCACTGTTCAGTATGTGCGTGATGGTCGTGTCCAGCTCCAGGATAAAGGTGAGCGTATCGACGTGGGCGATCATCGTGTGAATGAGGGAGAGCATATCGCCGGTGGGATGGCATTGGCGGAGAATAAGAGCGGGGAGCATCTTAAGTTTGAGGGTGAGGCGGCTTTTGTTCAGCAGGCGTGTTCCATGGTGCCTTGGTTCAATGAAGGGGGAGACGCACCTCTGCCATTGAGTGATCCGCAACAACGAACGATGGCGGGTTATGAATCGACTTATCAGAGTGCTTCAACGGGTGAGGGGCAGCGTAAGCCTTCTGCCGTAGAGCAACCCGAAGTCGAACAGAATAAACCGCGGTCGGGGCATCGCCCTCAGCAATGA
- the mobA gene encoding plasmid mobilization protein MobA: protein MSKSESRNRTALLPSIRCFPEDKDAVMKKADAAGLSIGAFMLRSALGRRIEAKCDTELIMELRRLGGLQKHLFKEGGGVLSKEYSDVLMTIQKAILKVGME from the coding sequence ATGAGTAAAAGCGAAAGCCGGAACAGAACCGCTCTGCTTCCCAGCATTCGTTGTTTTCCTGAAGACAAAGATGCCGTCATGAAGAAGGCCGATGCCGCTGGATTAAGTATCGGGGCTTTCATGCTTCGTAGTGCTCTCGGTCGTCGTATCGAGGCCAAATGTGATACAGAACTGATTATGGAACTTCGCCGTCTTGGTGGCTTGCAAAAGCACCTGTTTAAAGAAGGCGGCGGGGTGTTGAGTAAAGAGTATTCTGACGTGTTGATGACGATTCAGAAGGCAATATTAAAAGTGGGTATGGAGTGA
- a CDS encoding mobilization protein MobC: MAVKNQYSSEQLELAKVQLDELPDLSKERLTGKEVLEGLKDKIIVLATQKCYTAKDIKSALEACDITVSERAIQDIIKSTVPSKKNAASPRKPRTQKSA, from the coding sequence ATGGCAGTGAAAAATCAGTACAGTTCTGAGCAGCTTGAGTTAGCTAAGGTTCAGCTCGATGAACTTCCAGATTTGAGCAAAGAACGACTCACTGGAAAAGAAGTATTAGAGGGATTAAAAGACAAAATTATTGTACTTGCCACACAAAAATGTTACACAGCTAAAGACATTAAATCTGCCCTGGAAGCATGCGATATCACAGTCAGTGAACGTGCAATTCAGGACATTATCAAGAGCACGGTTCCTTCGAAGAAAAACGCAGCATCGCCAAGAAAACCGCGAACACAAAAAAGTGCGTAA
- a CDS encoding DUF5983 family protein, with protein sequence MRKTVEIKRCLVCSISHMTLEDNSLLGAIANSTSEKHNWLMEYEYGFVIDLWGYRYIFLKMKALGLSKEFRKFVYSMTVKHDLNMIQFDSDGDTIDEIPTYYW encoded by the coding sequence ATGAGAAAAACGGTTGAGATAAAACGGTGTCTGGTATGTAGCATTTCTCACATGACACTTGAAGACAATTCGCTGCTGGGAGCGATAGCTAATTCTACGTCAGAAAAACACAATTGGCTGATGGAGTATGAGTATGGTTTTGTTATTGATTTGTGGGGATACCGGTACATCTTTTTGAAGATGAAAGCACTAGGGTTGTCAAAAGAATTTAGAAAGTTTGTCTATTCAATGACCGTTAAGCATGATCTGAATATGATTCAGTTTGATAGCGATGGGGATACTATCGACGAGATTCCAACCTATTACTGGTGA
- a CDS encoding DUF932 domain-containing protein encodes MQRLYSGFRNANVIRKDRPLTNNELATFVPSVFSEEKHASRSERYTYIPTISLLDKLREEGFQPFYACQTKVRDEGKRGHTRHMLRLRRDGFGQHDEVPEIILLNSHDGSSSYQMIPGVFRFVCNNGLVCGDTFGEVRVPHKGDVVGQVIEGAYEVLGLFDKITESREEMKSITLNRDEQMLYADAALGYKYFDTHQPISADQVLQARRREDNNPDLWTTYQRVQENMIKGGIDGRTAKGQRSKTRAVNGITGDIKLNNALWKMAEAMKALK; translated from the coding sequence ATGCAAAGATTATATTCAGGTTTCCGCAACGCAAATGTTATCCGTAAAGATCGCCCATTGACCAACAACGAGTTGGCCACGTTTGTTCCCAGCGTTTTTTCTGAGGAAAAACATGCTTCCCGAAGCGAACGCTATACCTACATTCCGACGATCAGCTTGTTGGATAAATTGCGGGAAGAAGGATTCCAGCCATTTTACGCCTGTCAGACAAAAGTTCGCGATGAAGGTAAGCGAGGCCATACACGCCATATGCTTCGCCTGCGCCGTGATGGCTTCGGGCAGCATGATGAAGTTCCGGAAATCATTTTGCTAAACAGCCATGACGGTAGCAGTAGTTACCAGATGATCCCCGGCGTTTTTCGTTTCGTCTGCAATAACGGATTGGTGTGTGGTGATACGTTCGGCGAGGTTCGCGTACCGCACAAAGGGGATGTCGTCGGGCAAGTTATCGAAGGGGCGTATGAGGTGCTCGGTCTGTTCGATAAAATCACCGAGTCACGCGAAGAAATGAAATCCATAACGTTAAATCGTGATGAGCAAATGCTCTACGCAGATGCTGCATTGGGTTACAAATACTTCGACACTCACCAGCCTATTTCTGCCGATCAAGTGCTACAGGCAAGACGGCGAGAAGATAATAACCCCGATTTATGGACAACCTATCAGCGTGTTCAAGAGAATATGATCAAAGGTGGTATTGATGGGCGAACGGCGAAAGGGCAACGCAGCAAAACGCGGGCAGTGAATGGCATAACGGGTGACATTAAACTCAATAATGCACTGTGGAAAATGGCCGAAGCCATGAAGGCATTAAAATAA
- a CDS encoding Sea42, which translates to MSTIEQQQQMVFYVPGTMWPVGVAIWLGGEYVTSAGQTLAQLQQVKPACELVTFEAALCAMNDAAKLPVQRINKDEYREKLEMLPPLDWQCGVGGSSFKMMEMYSGNITDIYVQVGDEYFKLRDHVTLPHDQIMTRVSAFHQAGLAQVAA; encoded by the coding sequence ATGTCAACGATCGAGCAACAACAGCAAATGGTTTTTTATGTGCCGGGGACAATGTGGCCGGTTGGTGTGGCTATTTGGCTGGGTGGGGAATATGTCACGTCCGCCGGGCAAACCTTGGCGCAATTGCAACAGGTTAAGCCTGCTTGCGAACTGGTGACGTTTGAAGCGGCCTTATGCGCGATGAATGATGCCGCAAAATTGCCGGTTCAGCGCATCAATAAAGACGAATACAGGGAAAAGCTGGAAATGTTACCGCCGCTGGATTGGCAATGTGGTGTGGGTGGTTCGTCCTTCAAAATGATGGAAATGTACAGCGGTAACATCACCGATATTTATGTGCAGGTCGGGGATGAGTATTTCAAACTCCGCGATCATGTCACGCTGCCACACGATCAGATCATGACACGTGTGAGTGCGTTCCATCAGGCGGGATTGGCGCAGGTTGCGGCTTAA
- a CDS encoding helix-turn-helix domain-containing protein has protein sequence MTVATHIDAASAEGMIATFANAVKCIPLMTGDKSEAEYKKALELIEYLVDRDELSNPLFEPLAAKITEYENSAPEFEAFNRRLAEIPTGIAALRTLMDQHGLKAADLEDELGSKSNVSNILNGRRALTVQHIKALATRFDVPADVFI, from the coding sequence ATGACTGTTGCCACTCATATCGACGCCGCCAGTGCCGAAGGCATGATCGCGACATTTGCCAACGCGGTGAAATGCATTCCTCTGATGACCGGTGATAAAAGCGAGGCTGAATATAAAAAAGCCCTTGAGCTGATTGAATATCTTGTCGACCGTGACGAGCTGAGCAACCCGCTTTTTGAACCGCTTGCGGCAAAAATTACAGAATATGAAAACAGCGCCCCAGAATTTGAGGCGTTTAACCGCCGCTTGGCGGAGATCCCCACGGGGATTGCCGCGTTGCGTACCCTGATGGATCAGCACGGTTTAAAAGCCGCTGACCTGGAAGATGAGTTGGGGTCTAAAAGCAATGTCAGCAACATCCTTAATGGTCGCCGTGCGTTGACGGTACAGCACATCAAGGCGCTGGCGACGCGTTTTGATGTCCCTGCTGATGTGTTTATTTGA
- a CDS encoding type II toxin-antitoxin system HigB family toxin produces the protein MHVISRQPFNEAAGKYPNSALALLDLMRVLEKKTFNSPDEMKRAIPSLDNFKYRKKWWIIDVSGNTLRLMAFIDFEKQKVFVKHIATHAEYDKLTKYYREHKE, from the coding sequence GTGCATGTGATCAGCAGACAGCCATTTAACGAGGCTGCCGGGAAATACCCTAATAGCGCGTTGGCGCTTCTGGATCTGATGAGGGTGCTGGAAAAAAAGACCTTCAACAGTCCGGATGAGATGAAAAGAGCGATCCCGTCACTGGATAACTTTAAGTACCGTAAAAAGTGGTGGATCATCGATGTATCCGGTAACACGTTGCGGCTGATGGCTTTCATTGACTTTGAAAAACAAAAGGTTTTTGTTAAGCACATTGCGACTCATGCCGAATACGACAAGTTAACCAAGTATTATAGGGAGCATAAAGAATGA
- a CDS encoding plasmid SOS inhibition protein A codes for MIPNNRALVPVNEYQQAAIHAVVLVERRKDQGKQLAEFPYAKAFFKVLNNGRGQILASDIRQISSNYFPDERGGASIPHYIEALDRLIESGGQYSPLPLSGDVAATLFPAYGELCRERRERKWDMQFERKERWQSREKQQQRRRYQNQLAQAEVELAFVTPSTVGAWYAYWSKRDIYEDDLTEVFFAWFERFPCMAGCNLQHYKSDALWAVMERLQQAEADLSEAERVFNALLIPNKLPCMV; via the coding sequence ATGATCCCCAATAATCGCGCACTGGTGCCAGTCAACGAATATCAGCAAGCTGCCATTCATGCGGTGGTGCTGGTCGAGCGGAGGAAAGATCAGGGCAAGCAGCTCGCTGAGTTTCCCTATGCCAAAGCCTTTTTCAAGGTACTGAACAACGGTCGAGGGCAGATTTTAGCGAGCGATATTCGCCAAATATCGTCGAACTATTTCCCGGATGAGCGGGGCGGAGCATCAATCCCGCACTATATCGAGGCGCTGGACAGGCTTATTGAGAGCGGTGGCCAATATAGTCCACTTCCGCTGTCCGGCGATGTTGCTGCAACCCTGTTCCCCGCCTATGGCGAACTTTGCCGCGAACGGCGGGAACGCAAGTGGGATATGCAGTTCGAACGGAAAGAACGTTGGCAGTCGAGGGAAAAACAGCAACAGCGCCGTCGCTATCAGAATCAGCTGGCGCAGGCCGAAGTCGAACTGGCGTTTGTAACGCCTAGCACGGTCGGCGCATGGTATGCGTACTGGAGCAAGCGCGACATTTACGAGGACGACCTGACCGAGGTGTTTTTCGCGTGGTTCGAGCGGTTTCCGTGCATGGCTGGTTGTAACCTGCAGCATTACAAATCCGATGCGCTGTGGGCGGTGATGGAAAGATTGCAGCAGGCTGAAGCCGATTTGAGTGAGGCCGAACGGGTATTCAACGCGTTGCTGATCCCGAATAAACTGCCATGCATGGTGTGA
- the psiB gene encoding conjugation system SOS inhibitor PsiB yields the protein MKNQKLSLEQITGMSATELEEYRDRGRAWRRMLNNAVLGALALPKGWVANAEDVCEFCGQVPVVCRISPKGDDATAIFLCSAGADVPGWSAVLPYQGTSLTANQGDCIAWVHTADNFEPETINRVLNVVGEYYRHGFTQPEKLAVALRMGGFCV from the coding sequence ATGAAAAATCAAAAATTGAGCCTTGAGCAGATAACCGGGATGAGCGCTACCGAACTGGAAGAGTATCGCGATCGGGGCAGGGCGTGGCGGAGAATGCTGAACAATGCCGTGCTGGGTGCGCTGGCGCTGCCGAAGGGGTGGGTAGCGAATGCCGAAGATGTGTGTGAGTTTTGTGGGCAGGTGCCTGTTGTGTGCCGGATTAGCCCGAAGGGTGATGACGCGACGGCGATTTTCCTGTGCAGCGCGGGGGCAGATGTGCCGGGCTGGTCTGCCGTTCTTCCGTACCAGGGAACATCGTTGACCGCTAACCAGGGTGACTGCATTGCCTGGGTACATACCGCTGACAATTTTGAGCCGGAGACGATTAATCGGGTACTGAACGTGGTCGGCGAGTACTACCGCCATGGGTTCACCCAACCGGAGAAACTGGCTGTGGCGCTGCGAATGGGCGGGTTTTGCGTATGA